ACACTGCATACCACGATGCTGGGAATAATCATAGGAACCAGTATTTTAATGAAAATACTCATTCTTCCCGCTCCCATGACTAAGGCCTGTTCCTCAATATCGCGGGGAATCATTTCAAAGGCAAACATGGAGATGAATATAATGTATGGGAGAGAAAGCAAGGTGTGGGCAAAAATGACTGCGTAGGGCGATGAGTAGAGGTTAATGCTGATAAAAAAGGAGGTAATGGGTATGACGGAGGAAATATCGGGAAAGAGCCGTACTGAGATAATAAGGATGAGAAAGATCTTGCGAAAGGGGATGCGATATCGAGCTAAGACATACCCGGCGGGTAAACCCAAGGAAAGGGTAAGTAAAACCGTGTTAACCGCAATGAAGAGTGAGTTTTGAATAACCCGTATAATAGCTCGATCATTTAAGACATAGCGAAAGTTGTTGAGGGTTGGAGCCGTTGGCCATAGGGGCAGGGGGGTTCCGGGTGATACCACAGAAGTATGGAGGGAGTATTTGATCAGCATATAGAGTGGTGCCAGTATCACGGCGAGAATGCAAACGGTAAGGAGAGCCCATACAAGGCGTTTTATAATTTGTCCTGATGGTCCAAGGCTACTACGCAGCTGAAGCATCACTCCCCCTGTTGATAAGTCGTTTTTCGATATTCTGTAACAAAAACAGTAAAGTGAAGAGAGATAGAATAACGCAGACCAGAAGAATAAGTGCTACCACGGAGCCCTTTTCTGGCTGGCCGCTGAAACCATTATAATAATGTTCTACCAAGGTGCCTAAGAGATAGTAGCGCCCGGAAAGAACATAGGGAAAGATAAATTCTTTCCACATTTCAATAGATCGGAGGAGAATCACTGTTTTTATGGCAGGAAAAATGAGCGGGATGACAATAAAAAGCAGGCGGTGTCGAAACCCTGCACCAAGGGTTTTTGCTGCATCAAAGATACTAACATCCACAGCGTTAAGCCCAGACAAGATTATCAGCATGGAGAGGGGCATGTCCCGCCATACCTTTCCCATCATTGAAAGAATCAGAGAAAACCAGCGATTCCCGCTCCAATTAATATCTGTTTCAATGATGGCGGGAAAAAAATCATATCGTCCCATAAGTAGATCGTTAACCATGCCACCTTGTGAATTAAAGAGGATAAAGAAAAGGGAGGCAATGACGAGGCCAGGAAAAGCCATGGGAAGAATGAAGAAGGAACGGAGGGTAGATCGTAGCACCGGCGCTGTGTAGATAAGCAGAGCCAATAGTATACCGATACAGAGTTCCGTAGGAGTGCCGACAAGAACAAAGAAGAGAGAGTTTATGAGCGCGTCAGAAAACTCTGGATCTTGTAATACTTGTTGCACAGGCGTCAAGGAAGGGAATACTCCCCGGTGGGTAAAGGCAAGCTTTAATAAGTAGACAATAACAAGAACCAAGGAAGTAAAAAGATATATAGCCGCTGGTAACAACGGCCATATATCAATAAGCTTGCCTTTCAGCAATGAGGCGATCTGTATCATGCCCGCAGGCTTACTCCTCAAAAAGAGCTTCTATGCGCTGAACATAGCCGTCATTGAGTGCTTCGCGTATGTTCTCAGCGGTGTAGCCAACATTCTGGTTTGCTCCATCAATAAAACTATTCCATGCATCAATATAGGTGTAGCCAATGTCGGAATATTCACGAATACGAGGTACGGTGGTAATGGAGTCGGTAATTTGAAATTGTAGCTGCTCAATGGAGGTTCGGTAGATATCCCCAACCCATCCCATATCATATGTCTCAGCAATGTTAAACAGAATATCGCGACGCACGGGGATCATGCCAAATTGCGCAGATTCATTTACATGCACGCCTCTATTGGTGATGAATTTGGCAAGTTGGTACCCCATGTCTGCATTGGGAGAGGAGGTTGGTACACCCCACCACCATCCACCGACCGTAATTCTCCGAGAACCCTCAAAGCGGGGTGTGCCATCTTCATTGAGGGTAAAGGAAACCCCCTTAGGTACAACGGCTACGCCCATATCACTTGGATCTTCAAGGAACGATTGCATTCCCGGGTCTTCTTCCCAGCCATGAATATTAAAACAGTCAATTTGTTGCATGTATGCCAGAAAGACGTTTCCGTCTTGAATGCCAGTATAAATATCGTTTCCTCTCCAGCGGTTATTCCATATTCCAGGGTTGTAGATACCCATATCGATAAACACTTTTTCCCATAGATAGGTTTCGTCAACGGCATCGCCACTCATAGAAATTATATCATCTCGTGTTGCCCCCAGTTGGTAGGCACGATCTACGAAAAAGAGCGCTGTACCCTCATACCGATCACCACGATGGGCAATTCGTCCAGTTCGGCGACCGTAATATTCCTCATTGGCCCAAATATACCCTACGGTAAACAGGTCGTAGAAGTCCCAGTCAGAAGGATCTTTTGAAAGTTCATATTCTCGTGGAAGCCCAAACCCATTTGCTTCCTGTAATACTGAGTCTATTTCAGCACGGTAGTCATCAAATTTAGAGTAGGCGTCTTCAACTTTGCTTTTCCGATAAAACAGGATGCGTGTTTCAAGTTTTCGGGGTATATAGTAGTAGTTTCCTTTTTGAGTCCCGAGCTCTTTGGCAAGGGGGTGGTAGACACGCATATCCTGTTCAAGGTAGGCGGGGTCTGTTTCGATATCGCTCAAACGATGAATATATCCTTCTTCAACAAGTTGTTGGGTGATTTCAAAGGGGGCCTTTACGAGAGATATTTCATTTCTATTTTGATCCAATTCAAGGATTCTTCGCAGGTCAGCAGCGTTTC
Above is a genomic segment from Chitinivibrio alkaliphilus ACht1 containing:
- a CDS encoding carbohydrate ABC transporter permease, which gives rise to MLQLRSSLGPSGQIIKRLVWALLTVCILAVILAPLYMLIKYSLHTSVVSPGTPLPLWPTAPTLNNFRYVLNDRAIIRVIQNSLFIAVNTVLLTLSLGLPAGYVLARYRIPFRKIFLILIISVRLFPDISSVIPITSFFISINLYSSPYAVIFAHTLLSLPYIIFISMFAFEMIPRDIEEQALVMGAGRMSIFIKILVPMIIPSIVVCSVYTFLLSWDEFIFAHYLLGGGSTKTLTLYLADLLQSAPRQNIHAAISVIVSVPVIIFTYVIQRYMAQSIVTGAVK
- a CDS encoding carbohydrate ABC transporter permease, with the translated sequence MIQIASLLKGKLIDIWPLLPAAIYLFTSLVLVIVYLLKLAFTHRGVFPSLTPVQQVLQDPEFSDALINSLFFVLVGTPTELCIGILLALLIYTAPVLRSTLRSFFILPMAFPGLVIASLFFILFNSQGGMVNDLLMGRYDFFPAIIETDINWSGNRWFSLILSMMGKVWRDMPLSMLIILSGLNAVDVSIFDAAKTLGAGFRHRLLFIVIPLIFPAIKTVILLRSIEMWKEFIFPYVLSGRYYLLGTLVEHYYNGFSGQPEKGSVVALILLVCVILSLFTLLFLLQNIEKRLINRGSDASAA
- a CDS encoding ABC transporter substrate-binding protein; protein product: MKYGKTVILSLLALSLFTLFSGCGPRKEKEEITVLIRMLDAQKRFFENEIVPRFEDRYNVKVNIADFRNAADLRRILELDQNRNEISLVKAPFEITQQLVEEGYIHRLSDIETDPAYLEQDMRVYHPLAKELGTQKGNYYYIPRKLETRILFYRKSKVEDAYSKFDDYRAEIDSVLQEANGFGLPREYELSKDPSDWDFYDLFTVGYIWANEEYYGRRTGRIAHRGDRYEGTALFFVDRAYQLGATRDDIISMSGDAVDETYLWEKVFIDMGIYNPGIWNNRWRGNDIYTGIQDGNVFLAYMQQIDCFNIHGWEEDPGMQSFLEDPSDMGVAVVPKGVSFTLNEDGTPRFEGSRRITVGGWWWGVPTSSPNADMGYQLAKFITNRGVHVNESAQFGMIPVRRDILFNIAETYDMGWVGDIYRTSIEQLQFQITDSITTVPRIREYSDIGYTYIDAWNSFIDGANQNVGYTAENIREALNDGYVQRIEALFEE